The Xenorhabdus doucetiae genome has a window encoding:
- a CDS encoding antitoxin PaaA2 family protein → MATKAIDHSTLNQLVETGAVHAVHIVGMQGGWALMVKYGLVEHPLVAQRSRQIRLFKKLETLVNYLKEMGIVQFDVNAANYSPESHTRPDRAAALKRAHEAAAYDVWFKTQVQASIGDSRPVISHEDAKRQFASRKMALRKEL, encoded by the coding sequence ATGGCAACGAAAGCCATTGATCACTCTACTCTTAATCAACTGGTTGAAACCGGTGCTGTTCATGCTGTGCATATTGTCGGTATGCAGGGAGGCTGGGCTTTAATGGTTAAATATGGTCTGGTGGAACATCCATTAGTGGCACAACGTAGCCGACAGATTCGCCTGTTTAAGAAGCTTGAAACTTTGGTGAATTATTTAAAAGAAATGGGTATTGTTCAGTTTGATGTGAATGCCGCGAATTATTCACCAGAAAGCCATACCCGACCAGATCGGGCAGCGGCACTGAAACGCGCGCATGAAGCAGCTGCTTATGATGTCTGGTTCAAAACGCAGGTACAAGCATCAATAGGCGATTCTCGTCCGGTGATTTCCCATGAAGATGCTAAACGTCAGTTCGCATCACGAAAAATGGCTTTGCGTAAGGAACTGTAA
- a CDS encoding helix-turn-helix domain-containing protein: MSTLDELMAKRSPESRERIIARTEELRREVILSQLREELNLSQAELAAAMGVKQPTLARMESSDNDPRLSTLKRYVTALGGELSINITLPTGKRVAFQI; this comes from the coding sequence ATGTCCACTTTAGATGAACTGATGGCAAAACGTAGCCCAGAAAGCAGAGAGCGCATTATAGCTCGTACTGAGGAATTACGTCGTGAAGTTATTCTTAGTCAATTGCGCGAGGAACTGAATTTGTCTCAGGCTGAGTTAGCTGCGGCTATGGGCGTAAAACAGCCAACGTTAGCTAGAATGGAAAGCTCTGATAATGATCCTCGTTTATCAACATTGAAACGTTATGTAACAGCATTGGGTGGAGAATTAAGCATCAATATTACTCTGCCTACAGGTAAGCGAGTGGCGTTCCAAATATAA
- a CDS encoding RtcB family protein produces the protein MSTFNRLQKRLSRQGIETHYENSIYHFNRNQIEAKVLLPESLPLEERAVQQLLDLASVRVPGSDAKVCEARATPDFHPGSTAPVGSIVATTEDLVIPAAIGTDINCGMRLLTTGLSYQEADAQKAALIQQLKNILLLDQRDVPVTPNSFSALFDEGLEAWLQELPYQGIWQQADFKRMYTELSAVLSTQAVKAHSRYAPEAFFEKREIIRPASLGTVGSGNHFVELQIVDTILDRHAAYAAGLREGEVLMMIHTGSRDVGFYVGQRWADKARAQWPATEKYPASGLFGLTAEHAQEYLLAMGVAARYAWANRIVLAELVRSAWQKVFTQDKSKLIVDLSHNIIFPEQGMNLHRKGATPARAGELALIPGSMGDYSYLVKGKGHSDWLWSCSHGAGRSVRRQVIRGKLPDIRQNSRLPWQCITLKSERLREEAPAAYKPITPVIEIQEQAGLIQPVARVRPWITFKA, from the coding sequence ATGTCTACATTTAATCGATTACAAAAACGTCTATCCCGTCAGGGAATCGAAACACATTACGAAAACTCTATTTATCATTTCAACAGAAACCAAATTGAAGCCAAGGTTCTGTTACCCGAATCCTTGCCATTGGAAGAAAGAGCGGTACAGCAACTGCTTGATCTTGCATCAGTACGTGTTCCCGGCAGTGATGCCAAGGTTTGTGAGGCGAGGGCAACACCGGATTTCCATCCAGGCTCAACAGCACCGGTTGGCAGTATTGTAGCCACTACAGAAGATTTGGTGATCCCGGCTGCGATTGGCACTGATATCAATTGTGGTATGCGCTTGCTCACAACGGGATTGAGCTATCAAGAAGCCGATGCCCAGAAAGCAGCACTGATTCAACAGCTAAAAAACATATTGTTGCTGGATCAACGCGATGTGCCAGTGACGCCAAACTCATTCAGCGCCTTATTTGATGAGGGACTGGAAGCATGGTTACAGGAATTGCCGTATCAGGGAATTTGGCAACAGGCTGATTTCAAGCGGATGTATACCGAATTAAGTGCCGTACTGAGTACACAAGCAGTAAAGGCTCATAGCCGATATGCGCCTGAAGCCTTTTTTGAAAAACGGGAAATTATCCGCCCAGCCAGTTTAGGCACGGTTGGTTCAGGTAACCATTTTGTTGAGCTGCAAATCGTCGATACTATTTTGGACAGGCATGCCGCTTATGCGGCGGGTTTGCGCGAAGGTGAAGTATTGATGATGATCCACACAGGTTCACGCGACGTCGGGTTTTACGTTGGTCAACGTTGGGCGGATAAAGCGAGGGCACAGTGGCCTGCTACGGAAAAATATCCGGCATCCGGTTTGTTTGGTTTGACGGCTGAACATGCCCAAGAATACTTATTGGCGATGGGGGTGGCAGCGCGTTATGCGTGGGCGAATCGTATTGTCCTGGCTGAGTTGGTGCGTTCTGCGTGGCAGAAAGTATTTACACAGGATAAAAGTAAGCTAATTGTTGACCTCTCGCATAATATTATTTTTCCTGAGCAGGGAATGAATCTCCATCGTAAAGGAGCAACGCCCGCGCGGGCAGGAGAGTTGGCGTTGATCCCTGGTTCAATGGGAGATTATTCCTATTTGGTAAAGGGAAAAGGTCATTCGGATTGGTTATGGTCTTGTTCGCACGGAGCGGGGCGTTCAGTACGGCGTCAGGTAATTCGCGGTAAGTTACCGGATATCCGGCAAAATAGCCGCTTGCCGTGGCAGTGTATTACATTGAAAAGTGAGCGCTTGCGTGAAGAAGCCCCTGCCGCTTATAAACCAATTACCCCGGTCATTGAAATTCAAGAACAAGCGGGATTGATTCAGCCTGTGGCAAGGGTCAGGCCGTGGATAACGTTTAAGGCGTAA
- a CDS encoding type II toxin-antitoxin system CcdA family antitoxin yields the protein MKKQYVSTIGKKRVGKRSTHVYLTSEIVDEARELGINLSATLDKILSDVVREKRREQWKAQNKAGIHAFNQFEKEAGLFTDDDEYGVI from the coding sequence ATGAAAAAACAATACGTTTCGACCATAGGCAAAAAGCGTGTTGGTAAGCGGAGTACCCATGTTTACCTGACCTCAGAGATCGTTGATGAAGCCCGTGAGCTGGGGATTAACCTTTCCGCAACGCTGGATAAGATATTATCTGACGTTGTTCGTGAAAAAAGAAGAGAACAATGGAAAGCCCAGAACAAGGCGGGGATTCACGCTTTCAATCAATTTGAGAAGGAAGCTGGGTTATTTACCGATGATGATGAATATGGGGTTATTTGA
- a CDS encoding CcdB family protein — translation MQNDLLDDYDSRVIMPIAPLSDKNSRVKTLTPVIDINNK, via the coding sequence ATTCAAAATGACCTGTTAGACGATTATGACTCAAGAGTTATTATGCCAATCGCTCCATTATCGGATAAAAACTCGCGCGTTAAGACGCTAACTCCTGTGATTGATATTAACAACAAGTAA
- a CDS encoding F390 synthetase-related protein: MIFKIFWYYWKAKKQWKFSNREQLEQHQLKALARFKHQVLGKSPYFSAYRDLPLAEYPLMNKAIMMENFDQMNTAGLKREELLACARLSEQSRDFRPTVGKFSVGMSSGTSGQRGIFVISPKERSIWAGIMLAKMLPKGLLHGERVALFLRAGNNLYDSVQNRWISFRFFDLFADFHQQIQALAEYQPTIIVAPAQVLRALALKIQQGEAAVSPVKVISVAEVLEPQDRQLLQSVFRDVGEIYQATEGFLACTCPHGTLHLNEEFLHIEPNWIDESRFNPIITDFTRETQPIVRYQLDDILLVKKTPCACGNPARAIERIEGRSDDQLILPAQDGGNVGIFADPCSRIIANTLPLTSDYRLTQTDLLLRLEGDCDMAILKQCQSALTDYFAKQGVDIAKITWQCVAQTISPDLFNKRRRIIRKKG, translated from the coding sequence ATGATATTCAAAATATTTTGGTACTACTGGAAGGCCAAGAAACAGTGGAAATTCTCCAACCGCGAGCAGCTTGAACAACACCAATTAAAGGCATTAGCCAGATTTAAGCATCAGGTGCTGGGGAAAAGCCCCTATTTTTCCGCATACCGTGATTTACCGTTGGCGGAATATCCGTTGATGAATAAAGCCATCATGATGGAAAATTTCGACCAGATGAACACGGCGGGTCTTAAGCGTGAAGAGCTTCTGGCCTGTGCCCGGTTGAGCGAACAGTCACGGGATTTCAGACCTACGGTCGGCAAATTCAGCGTTGGCATGTCATCGGGCACATCCGGGCAGCGCGGCATTTTCGTTATCAGCCCGAAAGAGCGGAGCATTTGGGCGGGGATCATGCTCGCCAAAATGCTGCCAAAGGGCTTATTGCACGGTGAGCGGGTCGCGCTGTTTTTGCGGGCGGGCAATAATCTCTATGACAGCGTGCAAAACCGTTGGATCTCCTTTCGTTTTTTTGATCTGTTCGCTGACTTTCATCAGCAGATACAAGCGTTGGCGGAGTATCAACCCACGATTATTGTGGCACCTGCCCAAGTATTGCGGGCGCTGGCCTTGAAGATCCAACAAGGTGAAGCCGCCGTGTCGCCGGTGAAAGTGATTTCGGTGGCAGAAGTGCTGGAGCCGCAAGATCGCCAACTGTTGCAGAGCGTATTTCGGGACGTAGGTGAAATTTATCAGGCAACGGAAGGTTTTCTGGCGTGTACCTGTCCGCATGGGACGCTGCATCTGAATGAAGAATTTCTGCATATTGAGCCAAACTGGATTGATGAATCGCGTTTTAACCCGATCATTACCGATTTTACGCGGGAAACTCAGCCGATTGTGCGTTATCAGCTTGATGATATTTTGCTGGTGAAGAAAACCCCGTGCGCTTGCGGCAATCCGGCACGGGCGATCGAGCGCATTGAAGGGCGCAGCGATGATCAGTTGATTCTGCCGGCGCAGGATGGTGGCAATGTAGGCATTTTTGCTGATCCTTGCTCGCGGATTATTGCCAATACCCTGCCGCTGACAAGTGATTATCGGCTGACACAAACGGATTTATTGCTGCGCCTGGAAGGTGATTGCGATATGGCGATCCTAAAACAGTGCCAGTCAGCGCTGACCGATTATTTCGCCAAGCAAGGCGTTGATATTGCTAAGATTACGTGGCAGTGTGTCGCGCAGACGATATCGCCGGATCTGTTTAATAAACGGCGCCGAATTATTCGAAAAAAGGGATAG
- a CDS encoding MBL fold metallo-hydrolase, with product MVKMRVFEAGYCTHPGCMALKGASLRVCKFPARAWLLECNNKRWLLDTGYASHFYDHTRSGIIRLYRKVTPVYFDTKDSLVMQLKAEGIQARDIEGIIISHFHGDHIAGLRDFPQTKFICSGQGWQQTRHLRGIAALKKAFVRGLIPEDFESRTHFYEGFATSPLPEELAVLGEGYAVPGSQKQILIVPLPGHAAGHLGLCVLTPQGWVLLAGDAAWSPTNYRELRGPAMLANIIMDDRRAYYDTLHKLHQIDQKQIPIQLCHEGDLQ from the coding sequence ATGGTTAAGATGCGTGTTTTTGAGGCGGGATATTGCACTCATCCCGGTTGCATGGCACTGAAAGGTGCCAGTCTTCGCGTGTGTAAATTTCCCGCCCGTGCGTGGTTGCTGGAGTGTAATAATAAGCGTTGGCTACTGGATACCGGATACGCCAGCCATTTTTACGATCATACCCGCAGTGGGATCATCCGCTTATATCGCAAGGTCACGCCGGTCTACTTTGACACTAAAGATTCATTGGTGATGCAGCTAAAAGCGGAAGGCATTCAGGCGCGTGATATTGAGGGCATCATCATTTCTCACTTTCATGGTGACCATATTGCCGGATTACGGGATTTTCCGCAGACCAAATTTATCTGTTCGGGGCAAGGTTGGCAGCAAACCCGCCACTTGCGTGGCATCGCTGCGCTGAAAAAAGCCTTTGTGCGGGGGCTAATCCCGGAAGATTTCGAATCCAGAACCCATTTTTATGAAGGGTTCGCAACCAGCCCATTGCCGGAAGAATTAGCCGTATTGGGGGAAGGTTATGCCGTGCCGGGCAGCCAGAAACAGATATTGATCGTTCCGCTGCCGGGACATGCGGCCGGGCACCTTGGCTTGTGTGTATTGACGCCGCAGGGATGGGTATTGCTGGCGGGAGATGCCGCCTGGTCACCCACGAATTACCGTGAACTGCGGGGGCCTGCAATGTTGGCGAATATCATTATGGATGACCGCCGTGCCTATTACGACACCTTGCATAAGCTGCATCAAATTGACCAAAAGCAGATCCCAATCCAGTTATGCCATGAGGGAGATTTGCAATGA